From Frateuria aurantia DSM 6220, one genomic window encodes:
- a CDS encoding helix-turn-helix domain-containing protein — MSDPAVSSLGQRLAAARQAKGWTIDHCAEALHLPRGVLRKLEADEHLGIDYAIYLRSYISNYGRLLGWSEESIRASLPEVRTAQPQLVSTGGISRSRHLLERYARAATYVMFTAVIVVPVVWLGVSGALDHNISHLDPLDAAPVASSAATTGEPVSSASGLAEIEGGAARSPMPLNAPSVVAGVPGAAPAASAPAQPLMASMMPGLDERAAAAPAAPVAAAGVGTAEVGAGSHSLTLTLGLAQASWVEVTSVDGKRLEYGLLPADSQRTFRSDQGLLVRIGNASGATVTLDGQPVALDTYRHANVARFRVAVQGASANAAGF, encoded by the coding sequence ATGTCCGATCCGGCCGTCAGCTCGCTCGGGCAGCGCCTGGCCGCAGCGCGCCAGGCCAAGGGCTGGACCATCGACCATTGCGCCGAGGCCTTGCATCTGCCGCGGGGCGTATTGCGCAAGCTGGAGGCCGATGAGCACCTGGGCATCGACTACGCGATCTATCTGCGCAGCTACATCAGCAATTACGGTCGGCTGCTGGGCTGGTCCGAAGAATCGATTCGCGCGAGCTTGCCGGAAGTGCGGACGGCACAGCCACAGCTGGTTTCGACCGGCGGCATTTCCCGCTCCCGGCATCTGCTGGAGCGTTATGCGCGCGCCGCTACCTATGTGATGTTCACTGCGGTGATCGTGGTGCCGGTGGTCTGGCTGGGTGTCAGTGGCGCGCTGGATCACAATATCAGTCATCTGGACCCGCTCGATGCAGCGCCGGTAGCCAGCTCAGCAGCCACCACCGGTGAGCCGGTGTCCAGTGCAAGCGGCTTGGCCGAAATCGAGGGCGGTGCGGCCAGGTCTCCGATGCCGCTCAATGCGCCGTCGGTCGTGGCGGGAGTTCCCGGCGCGGCCCCGGCGGCTTCGGCCCCCGCTCAGCCACTGATGGCTTCCATGATGCCGGGTCTCGATGAGCGGGCTGCGGCAGCCCCGGCGGCGCCAGTCGCGGCCGCGGGCGTCGGTACCGCCGAGGTCGGTGCAGGCAGTCACAGCCTGACCCTGACCCTGGGCCTGGCCCAGGCCAGTTGGGTCGAGGTTACCTCGGTCGATGGCAAGCGTCTTGAATATGGCTTGTTGCCTGCCGACAGCCAGCGGACTTTCCGCAGCGACCAGGGGCTGCTGGTCCGGATAGGCAATGCCAGTGGAGCCACGGTGACGCTGGACGGCCAGCCGGTGGCGCTTGACACCTATCGGCATGCGAATGTGGCCCGGTTCCGGGTGGCCGTGCAGGGTGCGTCCGCAAACGCCGCCGGATTTTAA
- a CDS encoding amino acid permease, translated as MLDKLFAIRGVDIQNQENANSGLKRILGPWALTALGVGSIIGTGIFVMTGQAAAEHAGPAIVLSFLLAGCICGFSALCYAEFSSMIPVAGSAYSYAYATMGELAAWFIGWNLVLEYGISISAVAVSWSSYFLSFMQHFGLGLPSQLANSPIVFSQGHLALTGAWFNLPAVLVVLLLTGVCYVGIREAAWLNNAIVALKVGVVLLVILVGWHFVNSANWHPFIPPRSGDHYGWTGVFRGASVIFFAYVGFDAVTTASMEAKNPTRDMPFGIMASLIICTLLYIAMSGVLTGMESYTRLGTDAPVVTALLRHPALGWLRIVVEIGAIAGLASVILVMIVSQARIFFITARDGLLPPIFARIHPRYRTPHLNTLITGVVAALIGGLFPLDILGDLMSMGTIMGFMAVCLGILILRRTRPDLHRPFRVPCAPVVCTIGVLSTFGLLLTMGLRNWLLLGAWTAIGLLIYFGYGFRHSKLRDQSQS; from the coding sequence ATGCTCGACAAGCTGTTTGCCATCCGTGGCGTCGATATCCAGAACCAGGAAAATGCCAACAGCGGCTTGAAGCGCATTCTGGGGCCATGGGCACTGACCGCGCTGGGCGTCGGCTCGATCATCGGCACCGGCATCTTCGTGATGACCGGGCAGGCCGCCGCCGAACATGCCGGGCCGGCCATCGTGCTGTCCTTTCTGCTGGCCGGCTGCATCTGCGGCTTCTCGGCACTGTGCTATGCCGAGTTCTCCTCGATGATACCGGTGGCCGGCAGCGCCTACTCCTACGCCTACGCCACCATGGGCGAACTGGCCGCCTGGTTCATCGGCTGGAATCTGGTGCTGGAGTACGGCATCTCGATATCGGCCGTAGCCGTCAGCTGGAGCTCCTACTTTCTCAGCTTCATGCAGCATTTCGGCCTGGGCCTCCCCTCCCAGCTGGCCAATTCGCCCATCGTGTTCAGCCAGGGCCATCTGGCCCTGACCGGCGCCTGGTTCAATCTGCCCGCCGTGCTGGTGGTGCTGCTGCTGACCGGCGTCTGCTATGTCGGCATCCGCGAGGCCGCCTGGCTGAACAATGCCATCGTGGCGCTCAAGGTCGGCGTGGTACTGCTGGTGATCCTCGTCGGCTGGCATTTCGTCAACAGCGCCAACTGGCATCCATTCATCCCGCCACGGTCAGGGGATCATTACGGCTGGACCGGCGTCTTTCGCGGCGCCTCGGTGATCTTTTTCGCCTATGTGGGCTTCGATGCGGTGACCACCGCCTCGATGGAGGCAAAGAATCCGACCCGAGACATGCCCTTCGGCATCATGGCCTCGCTGATCATCTGCACCCTGCTGTATATCGCGATGTCCGGCGTGCTGACCGGCATGGAAAGCTATACCCGCCTGGGCACCGATGCGCCGGTGGTCACGGCCCTGCTGCGCCACCCCGCCCTGGGCTGGCTGCGGATCGTGGTCGAAATCGGCGCAATCGCCGGCCTGGCTTCGGTGATCCTGGTGATGATCGTCAGCCAGGCGCGGATATTCTTCATCACCGCCCGTGACGGCCTGCTGCCCCCGATATTCGCCAGGATCCATCCGCGCTACCGCACGCCGCATCTGAACACCCTGATCACCGGCGTCGTCGCCGCACTGATAGGCGGCCTGTTTCCACTGGACATCCTGGGCGACCTGATGTCGATGGGTACCATCATGGGCTTTATGGCGGTCTGCCTGGGGATCCTGATCCTGCGCCGGACACGCCCCGACCTGCATCGCCCGTTCCGGGTGCCTTGCGCGCCGGTAGTCTGCACGATCGGCGTGCTGTCCACCTTCGGCCTGCTGCTGACCATGGGCCTGCGCAACTGGCTGCTGCTGGGCGCCTGGACCGCCATCGGCCTGCTGATCTACTTCGGTTACGGCTTCCGTCACAGCAAGTTGCGCGACCAGAGCCAGAGCTGA
- a CDS encoding TetR/AcrR family transcriptional regulator, protein MDSTPPIPTKQRILAAAEELFAQHGFDGASLRQVTASAGVNLAAVNYHFGSKSQLIEEIFRHRLDDINGRRLLALHKIAGKPETVLEDVIAAYVRPAVELSGEGEGSVFMRVMARAYAEHDDTLRRFLSENYGHVMRQFVAEFGRLLPELGKEDLYWRIDLMTGALTHAMSGFGMIQRKSDIPERQHREKIVEQLLRFTASGLRHP, encoded by the coding sequence ATGGACTCCACGCCCCCTATTCCGACCAAACAGCGCATCCTGGCCGCCGCCGAAGAGCTGTTTGCTCAACACGGCTTCGACGGGGCTTCGCTGCGTCAGGTCACGGCCAGCGCAGGCGTCAACCTGGCCGCCGTCAATTACCATTTCGGCTCGAAAAGCCAGCTGATCGAGGAAATCTTCCGGCACCGCCTGGATGATATCAACGGCCGTCGTCTGCTGGCCCTGCACAAGATCGCCGGCAAGCCCGAGACCGTGCTGGAGGACGTGATCGCCGCCTACGTCAGGCCGGCCGTGGAGCTGTCAGGCGAGGGCGAGGGCTCGGTGTTCATGCGTGTCATGGCCAGGGCCTATGCCGAGCATGACGATACCCTGCGACGCTTCCTGTCCGAAAACTACGGGCATGTGATGCGCCAGTTCGTGGCTGAATTCGGGCGCCTGCTGCCCGAGCTGGGCAAGGAAGACCTGTATTGGCGGATCGACCTGATGACGGGCGCGCTGACCCACGCGATGTCCGGCTTCGGCATGATCCAGCGCAAGAGCGACATTCCGGAACGTCAGCATCGCGAGAAGATCGTCGAGCAGTTGCTGCGTTTCACGGCATCCGGCCTGCGACATCCCTGA
- the der gene encoding ribosome biogenesis GTPase Der codes for MLPVIALVGRPNVGKSTLFNVLTRSRDALVADLPGVTRDRHYGVCRLDAARPLMVIDTGGLSGSEDGLDGLSARQVRLAIEESQVVVFVVDARDGLLPQDRTIISELRRSGKPLIVGVNKTDGLDLDTVMAEFSAFGVAATVPLAAAHGRGSDLLLADVFPLLPADAYADDGGEEIADPGIRVAIVGRPNAGKSTLVNRLLGEDRLIVSDVAGTTRDPIKVTLERDGKQFTLIDTAGVRRRSKVEDAVEKFSVIKTLQSIEAAQVVVMLVDARENLADQDLTLIGHTVEQGRALVIALNKWDGMDAYQRDQCQQALARRLAFVDWAKIVFISALHGSGMRELMRAVVQAHAAATKELNTSELTRALEKAYESYQPPLVRGHAPKLRFAHPGGLNPPTIVLHGTRTKHIAPSYRRYLENFFRARFKLQGTPVRIDFRESDNPYAGKKNVLTEGQMRKRQRMIRELKKRKR; via the coding sequence ATGCTTCCCGTCATCGCCCTTGTTGGGCGCCCCAACGTCGGTAAATCGACTCTTTTCAATGTGCTGACGCGAAGTCGGGATGCCCTGGTGGCTGATCTTCCTGGCGTTACCCGTGACCGTCACTACGGCGTGTGTCGGCTTGATGCGGCCCGTCCGCTGATGGTGATCGATACCGGCGGCCTGTCCGGTTCCGAGGACGGGCTGGACGGCCTGTCGGCCCGTCAGGTGCGGCTGGCGATCGAAGAATCCCAGGTCGTGGTTTTTGTCGTCGATGCCCGTGACGGTCTGCTGCCGCAGGATCGCACCATCATCAGCGAGCTGCGACGCAGCGGCAAGCCGCTCATCGTCGGTGTCAACAAGACCGACGGTCTGGATCTGGACACCGTGATGGCCGAGTTTTCGGCCTTCGGCGTGGCGGCCACCGTGCCGCTGGCCGCCGCCCATGGCCGCGGCAGCGATCTGCTGCTGGCCGATGTCTTTCCCTTGCTGCCGGCCGATGCCTATGCCGATGACGGCGGGGAGGAGATTGCCGACCCCGGTATCCGGGTGGCCATCGTCGGTCGTCCCAATGCGGGCAAGTCGACCCTGGTCAACCGTTTGCTGGGCGAGGATCGCCTGATCGTCTCGGATGTCGCCGGTACCACCCGCGATCCGATCAAGGTCACCCTGGAGCGTGACGGCAAGCAATTCACCCTGATCGACACGGCTGGCGTGCGGCGTCGTTCCAAGGTCGAGGATGCGGTCGAGAAGTTCAGCGTTATCAAGACCCTGCAGTCCATCGAGGCGGCCCAGGTGGTGGTGATGCTGGTCGATGCCCGTGAAAACCTGGCCGATCAGGATTTGACCTTGATCGGTCACACGGTTGAACAGGGCCGGGCACTGGTCATTGCGCTCAACAAATGGGATGGCATGGACGCCTATCAGCGCGACCAGTGCCAGCAGGCCCTGGCGCGCCGGCTTGCCTTTGTCGACTGGGCCAAGATCGTCTTTATTTCGGCGTTGCACGGCTCGGGCATGCGCGAGCTGATGCGTGCCGTGGTCCAGGCACACGCGGCGGCAACCAAGGAGCTCAATACCTCGGAGCTGACCCGGGCCCTGGAAAAGGCCTACGAAAGCTATCAGCCGCCACTGGTGCGCGGTCATGCCCCCAAGCTGCGCTTTGCGCATCCCGGCGGCCTCAACCCGCCCACCATCGTGCTGCATGGCACTCGGACCAAGCATATCGCGCCGTCCTATCGACGCTATCTGGAGAATTTCTTCAGGGCCCGCTTCAAGCTGCAGGGCACGCCGGTGCGGATCGACTTCCGTGAAAGCGACAATCCCTATGCCGGCAAGAAGAACGTGCTGACTGAAGGTCAGATGCGCAAACGCCAGCGGATGATTCGCGAGCTGAAGAAGCGCAAGCGCTGA
- the pilW gene encoding type IV pilus biogenesis/stability protein PilW: protein MRIDLRIICLFLALAGLGGCVTHTSRDNGLKVPTASDSAENGARIHTELGQRYMAQGDLEGALDKLKIALGFDPNYVPAHTVIAVVYERIGRMPEAEAHYRAALRMQPGKGDLNNNLGAFLCRINRPAEGLPYLYAALADPFYRTPAVAWTNRGICDTELGAPQAAEADFRHALETDPANAYALYHLAQLFYKGNDPLRAEAFLQRLDGLGRPDPDMLHLGYLIELKLGHADLAKGYASRLRTLYPASPQAHSLDLAAQP from the coding sequence ATGCGGATTGATCTGCGGATCATCTGTCTGTTTCTTGCCTTGGCGGGCCTGGGGGGCTGCGTCACCCATACCAGTCGTGACAACGGCCTGAAGGTGCCGACGGCTTCCGACAGTGCCGAGAATGGCGCGCGGATCCATACCGAACTGGGTCAGCGTTATATGGCCCAGGGCGATCTGGAAGGGGCGCTGGACAAGTTGAAGATCGCTCTGGGTTTCGATCCGAACTACGTGCCGGCGCATACCGTGATTGCCGTGGTCTACGAGCGTATCGGCCGGATGCCCGAAGCCGAGGCCCATTATCGCGCGGCCCTGCGGATGCAGCCGGGCAAGGGCGATCTGAACAACAATCTGGGTGCCTTCCTGTGCCGGATCAACCGGCCGGCCGAGGGGTTGCCCTATCTGTATGCCGCCCTGGCCGATCCGTTCTACCGCACGCCGGCGGTAGCATGGACCAATCGCGGCATCTGCGACACCGAGCTGGGGGCGCCGCAGGCCGCCGAGGCGGACTTCAGGCATGCCTTGGAGACCGACCCGGCGAATGCCTATGCGTTGTATCACCTGGCCCAACTGTTTTATAAAGGAAATGATCCGCTGCGTGCGGAGGCGTTTCTGCAGCGTCTGGATGGGTTGGGTCGACCCGACCCGGACATGTTGCACCTTGGTTACCTGATCGAGTTAAAGCTAGGCCATGCGGATCTGGCCAAAGGCTACGCGTCCCGTTTGCGGACGTTGTATCCCGCCTCTCCGCAGGCTCACTCCCTTGACCTTGCCGCTCAGCCATGA
- the ndk gene encoding nucleoside-diphosphate kinase → MALERTLSIIKPDAVAKNVIGQIYSRFEQAGLKIVASKLTQLSRAEAEGFYAVHAERPFFKALVDFMISGPVAIQVLEGEGAILKNRELMGATNPKDAAAGTIRADFADSIDANAVHGSDAAETAANEIAYFFAGTEIHSR, encoded by the coding sequence ATGGCGCTCGAGCGCACCCTTTCCATTATCAAACCCGACGCTGTCGCCAAGAACGTGATCGGCCAGATCTACAGCCGCTTCGAGCAGGCCGGCCTGAAGATCGTCGCTTCCAAGCTGACCCAGCTGTCTCGTGCCGAAGCCGAAGGCTTCTATGCCGTGCACGCCGAGCGTCCCTTCTTCAAGGCACTGGTTGACTTCATGATCTCCGGTCCGGTCGCCATCCAGGTGCTGGAAGGCGAGGGCGCGATTCTGAAGAACCGTGAGCTGATGGGCGCCACCAACCCGAAGGATGCGGCCGCCGGCACCATTCGCGCCGACTTCGCCGATTCCATCGACGCCAATGCCGTGCATGGTTCGGATGCCGCCGAAACCGCCGCGAATGAGATTGCGTACTTCTTCGCGGGTACGGAAATCCACTCCCGCTGA
- the rlmN gene encoding 23S rRNA (adenine(2503)-C(2))-methyltransferase RlmN: MRLRTSSRVRKSTPAEVEHVSQVEKVNLLDFDRQGLRDYFAQLGEKPYRAEQVMKWMYHHLVSDFEQMTDVGKALRAKLSEVCYVGPPATLFDKGAVDGTHKWLLGMDGGNAIETVYIPEPTRGTLCVSSQVGCALNCQFCSTATQGFNRNLSTAEIIGQVWVAAKQLGNYTHQRRRITNVVMMGMGEPLANFDNVIKAMSLMRDDLGFGLASKRVTLSTAGMVPMIDKLSDAMDVSLAVSLHAANDELRTELVPLNKRYPIDELVACCQRWLARRPRTSITFEYTLMKGINDQPLHARQLIKLMRKLPQCKVNLIPFNPFPGTRYERSEPETIRDFQTQLLNAGVLTMLRRTRGDDIDAACGQLKGQVLDRTRRQAEFLRSQELAHAD; the protein is encoded by the coding sequence ATGAGATTGCGTACTTCTTCGCGGGTACGGAAATCCACTCCCGCTGAGGTAGAGCACGTGAGTCAGGTCGAAAAAGTCAATCTGCTCGACTTCGATCGCCAGGGTCTGCGCGATTATTTCGCGCAGCTCGGCGAGAAGCCGTATCGGGCAGAGCAGGTGATGAAGTGGATGTACCATCACCTGGTCTCCGATTTCGAACAGATGACGGACGTCGGCAAGGCGTTGCGTGCCAAGTTGTCGGAGGTCTGCTATGTCGGACCCCCGGCCACTCTGTTCGACAAGGGCGCCGTGGACGGCACCCACAAGTGGCTGCTGGGCATGGATGGTGGCAATGCCATCGAGACCGTCTACATCCCCGAACCGACCCGCGGCACGCTGTGCGTGTCCTCGCAGGTGGGCTGCGCCTTGAACTGCCAGTTCTGTTCCACGGCGACCCAGGGCTTCAACCGCAACCTCTCGACGGCCGAAATCATCGGGCAGGTCTGGGTGGCGGCCAAGCAGCTGGGCAACTACACCCATCAGCGTCGCCGCATCACCAATGTGGTGATGATGGGCATGGGTGAGCCGTTGGCCAATTTCGACAACGTCATCAAGGCGATGAGCCTGATGCGCGATGATCTCGGTTTCGGGCTGGCCTCCAAGCGCGTGACCTTGTCCACCGCCGGCATGGTGCCGATGATCGACAAGCTGTCCGATGCGATGGATGTGTCGCTGGCAGTCTCCCTGCATGCGGCCAATGATGAGCTGCGGACCGAGCTGGTCCCGCTCAACAAGCGCTATCCGATCGATGAACTGGTCGCCTGCTGCCAGCGCTGGCTGGCGAGACGACCGCGCACATCGATTACCTTCGAATACACCTTGATGAAGGGCATCAATGATCAGCCTTTGCATGCTCGTCAGCTGATCAAGCTGATGCGAAAGCTGCCGCAGTGCAAGGTCAATCTGATTCCCTTCAATCCGTTTCCGGGCACCCGCTACGAGCGTTCCGAGCCCGAGACCATCCGTGATTTCCAGACCCAGCTGCTGAATGCCGGCGTGCTGACCATGTTGCGCCGTACCCGCGGCGATGACATCGATGCGGCCTGCGGTCAGCTCAAGGGGCAGGTGCTGGACCGCACCCGCCGCCAGGCTGAATTTCTGCGCAGCCAGGAGCTGGCGCATGCGGATTGA
- the bamB gene encoding outer membrane protein assembly factor BamB gives MKRFLPVMLLATLALAGCHSYKKENIHPPTPLAKDFKASVQVKQVWDARIGKGAGLTGVRLRPAYADGRLYVASTDGHIAALDAVSGKTLWERSTRMRSRLLWLGRKATRWPDAYYSGGPVVSGDLLVVGTLDGHVYGLDAKTGDERWHAELAAEVLSPPAIVGDQVVVRTEDGRVYSLNRETGARQWANDGGNVPVLSLRGNGALLAVNGVVFMGTDDGKLISLRLDNGEKLWEQLLASGEGRTDIDRLDDADGDVVLDGTTLYASAYHGNLSAVDGPSGRPLWSRAFSSATTPVVSNNMLYAVNDDSEVWAFDKAGGTDMWRSNALKYRWLSAPAVQGDYTVVGDFQGYVHWLKTSDGSLAARERLSKKAIRSQPLVVGDMVYVEDIAGHIAAYRLPKTP, from the coding sequence ATGAAACGTTTTTTGCCTGTTATGTTGCTGGCGACATTGGCCTTGGCCGGTTGCCATTCCTACAAGAAGGAAAACATCCATCCGCCGACACCGCTGGCCAAGGACTTCAAAGCCAGCGTGCAGGTCAAGCAGGTATGGGATGCGCGCATCGGCAAGGGCGCGGGCCTGACCGGTGTCCGACTGAGGCCGGCCTATGCTGACGGGCGTTTGTATGTAGCCAGTACCGACGGTCATATCGCGGCGCTGGACGCTGTCAGCGGCAAGACACTGTGGGAGCGCTCGACGCGCATGCGCAGCCGCCTGCTGTGGCTGGGCAGGAAGGCCACTCGCTGGCCGGACGCCTATTACTCCGGTGGGCCGGTGGTTTCCGGCGATCTGCTGGTGGTCGGAACCCTCGATGGCCATGTCTATGGCCTGGATGCCAAGACCGGTGACGAGCGCTGGCATGCCGAGCTGGCGGCCGAAGTCCTGTCTCCGCCGGCCATCGTCGGCGATCAGGTGGTCGTGCGTACCGAGGATGGTCGTGTCTACAGCCTGAATCGTGAAACCGGAGCCCGTCAGTGGGCCAACGACGGCGGCAATGTGCCGGTCCTGAGCCTGCGTGGCAATGGCGCCTTGCTGGCCGTCAATGGCGTGGTCTTCATGGGGACTGACGACGGCAAGTTGATTTCGCTGCGTCTCGACAATGGCGAGAAGCTGTGGGAGCAGCTGCTGGCCAGCGGCGAAGGTCGCACCGACATCGACCGGCTCGATGACGCCGACGGCGATGTGGTGCTGGATGGCACCACCCTTTATGCCAGTGCCTACCATGGCAATCTCTCGGCGGTGGATGGTCCTTCCGGCCGGCCGCTGTGGAGCCGTGCCTTCTCTTCCGCGACCACGCCCGTGGTCAGCAACAACATGCTCTATGCGGTCAACGATGACTCCGAGGTGTGGGCCTTCGACAAGGCCGGCGGCACCGACATGTGGCGTTCCAATGCCCTCAAATATCGTTGGCTCAGTGCCCCGGCCGTGCAGGGTGACTACACGGTGGTCGGAGATTTCCAAGGCTATGTGCACTGGTTGAAGACCAGCGACGGAAGTCTGGCCGCCAGGGAGCGCCTGTCCAAGAAGGCGATCCGGTCGCAGCCTCTGGTCGTCGGTGACATGGTCTATGTCGAGGACATCGCCGGGCACATTGCCGCTTATCGTCTGCCCAAGACGCCTTGA
- a CDS encoding YfgM family protein, producing MAFEAYDDLEQGERVRQWLRSNAAAILAGLVIAVVIIIGMAQWRRHQQANASQASRVYEQLVEARQAGQGAAAQVYGAALSQHYAGSAYAVFAALQLAQEQASAKQYDPAMTQLRWAGAHTKDDAIKPLIGLRIAQLLLAQGKADEALAQLKGVDAPAWAGRSEELRGDALVKLGRTEEARKAYQASLAALDPEVPQRNVIQMKLDDLASAGKQGA from the coding sequence ATGGCGTTTGAAGCTTACGACGATCTGGAGCAGGGCGAACGCGTTCGTCAGTGGCTGCGCAGCAATGCGGCGGCCATCCTGGCCGGGCTGGTCATCGCGGTGGTGATCATCATCGGCATGGCGCAGTGGCGTCGCCATCAACAGGCCAATGCCAGCCAGGCCTCACGGGTCTATGAGCAGCTGGTCGAAGCCAGGCAGGCCGGACAGGGCGCCGCGGCCCAGGTTTACGGTGCCGCGCTGAGCCAGCACTATGCCGGCAGCGCCTATGCAGTGTTCGCTGCCTTGCAGCTGGCTCAGGAGCAAGCCTCCGCCAAGCAGTACGATCCGGCCATGACCCAGTTGCGCTGGGCCGGGGCGCATACCAAAGATGATGCGATCAAGCCATTGATCGGCCTCAGGATTGCCCAGCTGCTGCTGGCGCAAGGCAAAGCTGACGAGGCGCTGGCGCAATTGAAGGGCGTGGATGCGCCGGCCTGGGCTGGCCGCAGCGAGGAACTCCGTGGTGATGCCCTGGTCAAACTGGGGCGGACCGAGGAAGCCCGCAAGGCTTACCAGGCTTCGCTGGCTGCGCTGGATCCCGAGGTGCCTCAGCGCAATGTCATTCAGATGAAATTAGATGATCTGGCGTCAGCCGGGAAGCAGGGTGCATGA